A segment of the Erythrobacter sp. F6033 genome:
AAACTGACCGGAGATGTCGCGGCGCTGATCGAGGCGAGCGGGGCCAAGAAAGTCACTCTGTTCGCGCATGATTGGGGCGCGATCATTGCTTGGGCCTATGCCATCACGCGCGGCCATACGCTGGAGCGGTTGGTGATCATGAATGTGCCGCATCCGCAGGTGGCAATGCGCGAGATCAAACATTGGCGGCAGCTCAAGAAAAGCTGGTACATCTATTTCTTCCAGCTGCCTTGGGTGCCGGAGGCATTCCTTGGCCGCAACGGAGGCAAGACCGCGGGCAGGTTGATCGAAAAGACGAGCTGCCGGCCTGAATTGTTCGGGCCGGAAGTGCAGGCGATCTACAACGGGGCGGCCATGCGACCGGGTGCGCGTACCGCGATGGTCAATTATTACCGCGCGCTCCTGCGCCATCGCGGCACGCTGGATATGAGTGACTTCAAGGTTGAGGTTCCGACCCTGATGCTGTGGGGCGAAGAGGACGTTGCGCTCAATATCCACTGCACCGAAGGCACCGAGGAATGGGTGCCCGACTTTGAGCTAAAACGGTTTCCCGGAATATCCCACTGGGTTCAGCAAGATGCTCCAGATGCAGTCAATGCGAAGCTGAAAGAGTGGTTGCCG
Coding sequences within it:
- a CDS encoding alpha/beta fold hydrolase — translated: MSMKPSGPQSWTPDADSGISIDFVEAGELTFEVAQAGEGDHLALCLHGFPELHFSWRHQMPMLADMGYRVWAPNLRGYGGTSRPEGVREYAMDKLTGDVAALIEASGAKKVTLFAHDWGAIIAWAYAITRGHTLERLVIMNVPHPQVAMREIKHWRQLKKSWYIYFFQLPWVPEAFLGRNGGKTAGRLIEKTSCRPELFGPEVQAIYNGAAMRPGARTAMVNYYRALLRHRGTLDMSDFKVEVPTLMLWGEEDVALNIHCTEGTEEWVPDFELKRFPGISHWVQQDAPDAVNAKLKEWLPGA